A region from the Eleginops maclovinus isolate JMC-PN-2008 ecotype Puerto Natales chromosome 17, JC_Emac_rtc_rv5, whole genome shotgun sequence genome encodes:
- the LOC134879096 gene encoding LOW QUALITY PROTEIN: myelin regulatory factor-like protein (The sequence of the model RefSeq protein was modified relative to this genomic sequence to represent the inferred CDS: inserted 1 base in 1 codon; deleted 1 base in 1 codon) encodes MEHRLQVIGENEALQQFFSGQDVSGVLDSSVAVDTSILEQYLSNDMDPNNIMLPESPPDSSSEACSPPQIPEFRYKSPYLSNQPTNQELFQLTQNPAPSSSCRFKDQIPAPSHHDPLTHEQLRYLGLTNTYIKPGTSPGPPGPPASMHQHTHHPPTHYLSPDCSSQVCTPPTPPSPPAPPXNSYTRPCTGPGLVLNVPTAPRTCLLGSTSVLQTCSRDSKKRRRSESEEQSAGMEASCSEGDGSQGGSVGNVLGSYQLLTWEQYRPEHWGALYDGSYQTLCPPAYHVDTDKGFNYSAVDESFVCQKKNHFQVTVHIGVAAEPQYVRTPSGPQPVDHFQIKVFGVKLESPSHQVTIEQSQPDRSKKAFHPVRVSLPSGKITKVTLGRLHFSETTSNNMRKKGKPNPDQRYFQMVVGLYAAVRGEETFLLTALMSEKIIVRASNPGQFEMDGDALWQRGGSQDGVVCQGRVGINTDSPDEALVVCGNAKVMGAVMQPSDRRAKENIQEVDSEQQLKRITQMRIVEFDYKPEFASNMGIDHTHQTGIIAQEVKELLPSAVTEVGDISCSDGEKIHNFLMVDKEQIFMENVGAVQQLSKLTDNLDTRIKELEVWNHRLAKLKSLGGSLRSTGKRSSVSGSPEEGKPGRVQKESWSQKCLQHKVFRASVFTLLATMALCIISITALYLVNLEDDNDMSNGSVDPLQPTAWSSTVPPTIPTGPWPPDMDFCELLYCDNVYCCPSPRGDSTESNFPSTETSDMSEKRDEKLYDQMKLAGDWTNTTIQSFMIKENQQVIDSKYCLRDECGPGRYVFRVPVSQFVPVNMRVTLLMNSTELLVVHLCSVEESAPCSAPLDIDGVSGSRYPSNTQGEHEWALHVARLYHSSYHFRSTVAGQADCNTDHHLAGALFTDYHFHFNRRCTDS; translated from the exons ATGGAGCACCGGCTGCAGGTGATCGGAGAGAACGAGGCTCTGCAGCAGTTCTTCAGCG gtcagGATGTCAGTGGTGTGTTGGACAGTTCTGTTGCGGTGGATACAAGCATCCTGGAGCAGTACCTCAGCAATGATATGGACCCCAACAACAT catgctccCTGAGTCTCCTCCTGACTCGAGCTCGGAGGCCTGTTCCCCCCCACAGATCCCAG AATTCCGCTACAAGTCGCCCTATTTGTCCAACCAGCCGACCAATCAGGAGCTGTTCCAGCTAACACAAAACCCCGCCCCCTCGTCCTCCTGCCGCTTCAAGGATCAAATCCCCGCCCCCTCCCACCACGACCCCCTGACCCACGAACAGCTCCGATATTTGGGCCTCACAAACACTTACATCAAGCCCGGTACCTCACCTGGTCCACCTGGTCCACCTGCATCCATgcaccagcacacacaccacccaccaACACACTACCTGAGTCCAGACTGCAGCTCACAGGTTTGCACCCCTCCAACACCACCTTCCCCACCAGCGCCCC TCAACAGCTACACCAGACCATGCACTGGTCCAGGTCTGGTGCTGAATGTACCCACGGCTCCTCGAACCTGTCTGCTGGGCTCCACCTCCGTGCTCCAGACCTG CTCCCGGGACagcaagaagaggaggagatctGAGTCGGAGGAACAGTCGGCGGGAATGGAGGCGTCCTGCAGTGAAGGGGACGGGAGTCAAGGTGGCAGCGTTGGGAACGTCCTAGGATCCTACCAGCTTCTGACCTGGGAACAGTACCGGCCAGAACATTGGGGGGCTTTGTACGACGGCAGCTACCAGACACT GTGTCCTCCTGCCTACCATGTCGACACAGACAAAGGCTTCAACTATTCTGCGGTTGACGAGTCCTTCGTTTGCCAGAAGAAGAACCACTTCCAGGTCACCGTTCACATCGGCGTGGCCGCGGAGCCGCAGTACGTC CGAACGCCCAGCGGGCCACAGCCGGTCGATCACTTCCAGATAAAAGTGTTTGGGGTCAAG CTGGAATCTCCGAGCCACCAGGTGACGATCGAACAGTCTCAGCCGGACAGGAGCAAGAAGGCCTTCCACCCCGTCAG GGTCAGTCTTCCCAGCGGTAAAATCACAAAGGTAACGCTTGGCCGACTTCACTTCAGCGAGACGACGTCCAACAATATGAGGAAGAAAGGCAAACCCAACCCTGACCAGAG aTACTTCCAGATGGTGGTTGGTCTTTACGCCGCAGTCAGAGGGGAAGAGACGTTTCTACTCACGGCTTTAATGTCCGAGAAAATCATCGTCAGG GCCTCTAACCCGGGGCAGTTTGAGATGGACGGGGACGCCCTGTGGCAGCGGGGCGGGTCGCAGGACGGCGTGGTCTGTCAAGGCCGAGTAGGCATCAACACCGACTCCCCGGACGAGGCATTAGTCGTCTGCGGGAACGCCAAGGTGATGGGCGCCGTGATGCAGCCGTCGGACCGCCGCGCCAAGGAAAACATACAGGAG GTTGACTCGGAGCAGCAGCTGAAGAGAATCACTCAGATGAGGATAGTCGAGTTTGATTATAAACCAGAGTTTGCCTCCAACATGGGAATAGACCACACCCACCAGACAG GTATCATAGCTCAGGAGGTGAAGGAGCTGCTGCCGTCAGCGGTAACGGAGGTCGGAGACATTTCCTGTTCTGACGGAGAGAAGATTCACAACTTCCTCATGGTGGACAAA GAGCAGATCTTCATGGAGAACGTCGGGGCAGTGCAGCAGCTTTCCAAGCTCACCGACAACCTGGACACTCGGATCAAAGAGCTGGAGGTCTGGAACCACCGACTGGCAAAACTGAAGAGCCTCGGGGGCAGCCTGCGCTCCACCGG GAAACGCAGCAGTGTGTCGGGGAGTCCTGAGGAGGGGAAGCCTGGCAGAGTTCAGAAGGAGAGCTGGAGTCAGAAGTGTCTTCAGCACAAAGTCTTCCGGGCCAGCGTCTTCACCCTGCTGGCCACCATGGCTCTCTG catcATCTCGATCACCGCTCTGTACCTGGTGAACTTAGAGGACGACAACGACATGAG TAACGGCAGTGTGGATCCTTTGCAGCCGACAGCCTGGAGCAGCACAG TGCCCCCCACCATACCCACCGGCCCCTGGCCCCCAGACATGGACTTCTGTGAGCTGCTGTACTGTGACAATGTGTACTGCTGCCCTTCACCGAGAGGGGACAGCACTGAGTCCAACTTCCCCTCCACCGAAACATCCGATATGTCAG aaaaaagagatgaaaaacTTTATGACCAGATGAAACTCGCTGGAGATT GGACGAACACCACCATCCAGTCCTTTATGATCAAAGAGAACCAGCAGGTGATCGACAGCAAATACTGCCTGAGAGACGAATGTGG GCCCGGTAGATACGTCTTCAGAGTTCCTGTCAGTCAGTTTGTCCCGGTCAACATGAGAGTCACCCTGCTCATGAA TTCCACTGAGCTGCTGGTGGTTCACCTCTGCAGCGTCGAGGAGTCGGCGCCTTGCTCTGCTCCGCTGGATATAGACGGCGTCAGTGGGAGCAGATACCCGTCgaacacacag ggaGAACATGAATGGGCTCTTCATGTCGCTCGACTTTATCACAGCTCGTATCACTTTCGCTCCACAGTGGCC GGTCAGGCAGACTGCAATACCGACCATCACTTGGCGGGGGCGCTCTTCACCGACTACCACTTCCACTTCAACAGACGCTGCACAGACTCTTAG